In the genome of Luteitalea pratensis, the window GCCCGTGTCGGGATGCGTACCGCCGCGGGCGAGCAGGAACGCGGCCTTGTTGGTGATACCGGCATTGGTATGCACGCCGCCGTTGTCGGACGAGCCGGTGAATCGCTCGCCCCAGCGATCGGGGTCGCCGCAATTCTGCGGGTTGCTGAGGTCACGCAGGCCTCGCCCACCCGGTAGTCCCGCGCAGCCTGTCGCCCCCGGCACGTTCTCGCCCTGGACGGGGTCGTTGGTGTGGAAGAACGCGAAGATGTCTGCCAGGCTTTCGTTGAGCGCCCCGGGCAGGTTTCCCTGGTTGAGATTCGAGCCGTAATGGACGACGCCGTGCGTGAACTCGTGCGTCATGACATCGTCCTGGACGAAGCCGTCCGAGAACTCGAAGCCCTCCTCGCCGATGCTGCACATGCGGCCGAAGTAGTTGGCGTTCTGCACGACGTTGCCAGAGCTGTCGACGATTCGGGCGTGGATGAACACCTCGATCTCGTTGCCGTCGTTGTCGTAGGAATCGCGGCCGAACGTGCCGTTGTAGAAGTCGTAGGTCGACTTCGAGAAGTCGAGCGCGTTGATGGCGTCCGGATCCGAATCGAACTCATCGTCGATTCCATCCTCGTCGCCGATGTTGTCGTCGTCGGTCGTGTTCCAGTAACAGAATGACGTGCTCGCGCCCACGAGATTGTTCGCCGTCTCCAGGTCGAGTTCGTAGTCCTGTTCGCCCAGGAACACGCGCAGCAGCACCTCGCCGGTGTGCGCGTCCACGAACAGCCGTTGAGGGTTCGGATTGCCGAGCGTGACCTGCCAGGCAAGCGCGGGATGTGGCGGTGGTCGGCTCGCCAGCCCCGCGAGGCTCGGGTCGAACACCGTCAGCCCGGTCCTGCCGGTAATCGCGGCACCGCGGAATCCCGCATACAACCGCGCGCGGTTCTCCGCGTCTTCCGCCGTGATGTCGGCAATCGGATTCAGGCGTACACCGCTCGGGATCAACGATCCCGACGTGCCGTACAGGATGTCGCCCTTCAACACGACGACGATCTCGGCGCCGTGAACCGGTAGCCCCTGGACGGTCTGGAAGAACGTGACGACCTGGACAGGCGCGGCCGGGGACGTGGCCACGCGGCGCACTCCCAGGCGGAAGTCTGGGCTGTTCAGGCGATACAGATCCTTGTAGTCATCGAGGAAGAGGCGCGCGCGCTCGACGGGGTCGGCGCCGCGGACCGGAATCTGGCCGATGACACCCTGGGGGAAGCCATGTTCGAAGCGCACCTCGGCGGTGTTGCGCGAGGCGGCCTGCAGCTGTCGCAGCGCCGTGAGTTGCAGTTCGTCGAGTGACGGTTGTGGCGCCGCGGCCACGTCGAAGTTGCCGCGATCGATCGCGCCACCAGGGATGGCGATACCGGAGGTGCCGAGGAAGTTGACGTCCAGCGCGTCACGGCCCGCGCCCGGTTCGCCGTTGTCGACGATGACGATCCGGTTCTCGGCGGCGAACTCGACACCGCGCCCGTCGGCCCGGTATCCGCACGTGCCAGACGCGTCGAACCTGGCCTGGTTGACGAGGATCACCATGCGCCGGAACGTGTCGTACCGGCAGGCCAGCGGTGTTCCGTCCTGGAGGCGGCCGAGCACCTGGAACTGGCCACTGACGGTGCCATCGGGGCCGAGGTGGACGTTGGCGGTCACCAGCCATTCGCCCCGTGCGCCCTGTCCCGTGACGGCACCGGCGGGCGCGGCATCGGATGGCCGGCCAAGGATCAGGAGTGCCCAGGTGATGCCCGTGATCAGCCGACCCCGGGCCAGCGCGATCGAGTCCACGTCCAATCCTCCATACGGAAGGCAGCCAGGATCACGACGTGGCGAGGCACGCGGCGTGCGGCCGCCCGCTCACGATGGCGCGTCTGCGTTCCAGGCCCGTGACGGAAGGTGGGCAACGGTAGATCGTCGGCTGGTCCCTGCACAGAGCATGACCATGCTGTTTTCATCAGCGGTGGCATGCGCGGCACATCGCCGTTGCGCGACGACAACGGTGTCAGGGGATGAGGCGGCCGCGGAGGGCCTTGCTGACGGCTTGCGATTTCGTGTGGACGTGCAGCTTCTCGTAGATGCGCCGGATGTAATTGCGAACCGTGTTGACGGTGATGCCGAGACGATCGCCAACGTCCTGGTAGCTGTCGCCATTGGCAAGCAGGCCGATGATCCGCAGTTCATGCGGCGTGAGCGCCTGTTCCGGCTTGTCGATCGGAGCGGGCCGCTGCAGGGCCACGACGACCTTCCGCGCGATGTCGGGCGACATCGGGGAACCGCCGGCGTGCGCTTCGGCGATGGCGTCGAGCAGGCGCGCCGGCGGCGTCTTCTTCAGGAGATACCCGCACGCGCCATTGCAGAGAGATTCGAAGATCCGCTCCTCCTCGGCAAAGACGGTCAGCATCACGATCTGCGCGCGCGGGCACCGATCGCGGAGCAGGCCGACACCCTCCGATCCGCTCAGTCCAGGCAGGTTGATGTCGAGCAGCACGACGTCCGGCGTCACGTCGGGGAGTCGTTTCAGCGCGTCCTCGACAGAACCGTAAGTACCAACGCACCGGAATCCTGGCGTACCGCCAATCAGCGCCGCGAGACCTTCGCGGGTGCCGCGGTCATCGTCGATGACCGCAACGGCGAGTGGGGAAGTGTCACCGGCCACACGAGCCTCGAGGTGTGCCGGTCATCCTGATTTACCTCAGCCGTTTGAACAAGAGCATGAACATGCGCTGACGGAGGCCGGGCATCGGCAAGCCCAGCCTGATCGTGGTGCCGGTCCCCGGCGACGAATCGATGGCGAGGCGCGCGCCGAGCTGCTCGGCCCGGGCCCGCATGCTGAGAATGCCATGCCGGTCCGATGCGGCGTCGACGGCGCTCGTATCGAAGCCCCGTCCGTCGTCGCGCAACTCCGCCCGAAGCTCACGTCCCTCCAGCCGGATTTCGAACGACACGTTGCGAGCCGATGCGTGTCGCGCGATGTTGGTGACACCCTCCTTGAGCAGCAGGAACAGCTGCCGCCGCGCCTGGGGATCCAGCCGGACCAGGACCAGATTGGCTGGCGCGGCGTACGCCCATCGCACGCCAGTGCCAGTGAAGACATCGTCGGCGTACTCGCGGAGGCGCCGGCAGACGCTCGCCAGATCGTCGCGCCGCGGGTCGACGGACCAGACGACGTCACCGAGGGCATCGAGGAGGGCGCGCGCACTCTCGGCGATTTCACTGAGGCGCCGTGCCGGCTGCTGGCCCAGCGCGGCCGCCTCGCGACACGCCACTTCGCTCTGGATGGAGATGCGCGCCAGGCTGCCGCCGATGTCGTCATGCAGATCGGCGGCTATCCGCATGCGCACGCGTTCGAGGGCGAGCAGCCGCGCGACACGGTACTTGTGCGCCGCGCCAGCGACCAGCAGGGCGGCGACGAGGAAAGCCGATCTGAACCACCATTGCTGCGAGACGGGCGGCAGGATGACGAACTCCACGGCCGCAGCCGACGCGCCCACCACCTCGGAACTGGTGACTGCTCGCACCAGCAACCGATAGTGGCCCGGGGAAAGCCGAGTGAACCGCACCACGCGCTCGCCGTTCGGGCGGCTCCAGTCGTTGTCCGTACCGTCGAGCCGGTGCTGGTACCGCAGGTGCTCGCCGGGCGCCAACGAGATGGCCGAAAACGTGATGGCGACGTCTCGCTCGCGCGGCGCCAACGTCAGCCCCGACAGCTCACGCTCGCCGAACTCAGACACGATGCGGGCGTCACCATTCACGTGGATGGCCGTGATCAACGTCGGCGGGGCGGGCGGCCGAGGACGCAGACGGGCCGGATCGAGGCGCGAGACGCCGGAGATGGTGCCGAACCAGATGTCGCCGCGCCGTGAGGCGAGGGCACTCCAGACCTCGTTCTGCGCCAGCCCTTCAGCCCTCGTGAGCCGCCACGAGCTGCCGGTGCCCGGATCGACCCGGATGATGCCGCTCGTCGTGCCGAAGTAGAACCGGCCCTGCGCGTCTTCGAGCATGCACTGGACGTTGGCACCTCGCAGGCTGCGTGAGATGCTCGCGTCGCTGACCAGGTGGCGCGTCTGCGGGTCGTCGATGCGCCTCGCGGCGCCATCGACCCCGATGATCCAGACGCGCTTGCGTCCATCGACGTGAAGCGTGCTGACCGCGATCGGCGTGCCACGTTCGAGGACTGGCTCGAAGCGCCCTTCGCGATAGGCAAACAGGCCTGCCTCCCGAAAGCCGACCAACAGCTGACCAGGCGAGAGGTCGACAATCGACGGCCGCGACACGGCCGGACGCGTAGTGAGATGCGGCAACCCGTCGGCCGGGCCGTAGCTGCGGAAGTCGTTCGTCGTGCGATTCCATCGGACGAGCCGGACGTGGTCGGGCAACTGGGCGATCAGCCACACGTCGCCGCGCTGGTCCTCGAATACGGGAAACAGGTCGTCGCTGGGCAGGTCCGGACGTGCTGCATAGAGCACGTCGTGGCGAACGCGAGCCACCATGGCGACCTGTCGAATCGGGGGGAACCGATACAAGCCCGCTGCCGTTCCTACCCACCAGGCGCCGAGGTGGTCGCGAAGCGCACTGAAGTAGCGATCGGGCGGAAGGTCCCGCGGCACGTTGAACCTGGCGGGCACGAAGCGGCGTCCATCGAACTCGCTGATCGTGTAATGAGCACTCGATATGGCAGCCACGCGTCCTGCGTCGGTCTCGATGAGCGCCGGGATGGAATCGTGCTCCAGCCCGTCAGCCTCGAAGTAGCTCACCAGGCCGGACGCAGCGATCCGCACCGCGCCACTGGCGTCGGTCCCGATCCAGAGGTTGCCATCCCGATCCTCGACCATCGCGTTGATCGCATCGTCTGCAAGTCCCTGCATCGGGCCGATGTTGGCGATGTGCGCACCATCGACATCGCTGAAACCGTGTACCGTGCCGATGCGGACGTGCCCGTCCGACCCGATCGCCAGCGCACGCACGCGCCGATCGATCAGCCCGTCGGACATCGTGAAGTCACACGCGTCGTCGCCTCGGGTGGGAAGCCGAAGCCCGCGATCCGGGCGGCCGCGACACTCACGCACGTGTGAACGGCTCGACGCCCCCAGCCGCTGCGCGCCGGCGCCGGGCCCGAGTACGAGCAATCCCTCGTCATGGCCTATCCAGAGACGGCCCGTGCCGTCTCTCGCCAGCACTCGCACGTGATGCACCCTGGCTTGCGCCGCGATGGGCTCCTGCGAGAGGCTCCCGGACGAGCGTCGCAGGAACAAGCCGTCCAGGGTTCCAATCCACAGGCTGCCAGCGTCATCCTCCAGCAGCGATGTGACCATCGCCGGAGGGCTCGGGACAACGGGACGGAAGCGCGGAGACGCGCCGCGTTCGTCCAGCAGGGACAGCCCGCCTCGGCCCCCCGCCCAGATGCGACCGGCCCGGTCCTCGAGCAGGACGCGAACGTGACGTTGTGTCGGTGACCCTTCGAACGGGACGGGCGCGAAAAGCTTCGGCGACCGAACACCAGCCGCGTGCGGGCCATCGCCCGCCACGCGGCGAGCGAGGATTTCGACCTTCACCACGCCGTCATTGGTGGCGACCAAATACGCACCGTGTCGAGTCGGGAGCAGGTCGGTGACCCACGGATCCGGCAGGCCATCGACATTCCGGTAGGTGACGAACTCGGTACCGTCGAACCGACTCAGGCCATCGATCGTGCAGAACCACAGGAACCCGCGCGGATCGGGCACGATGCGCCTGACCCGCGAGTGCGCGAGGCCATCGTCGGTGGTGTAGGTACGGAGCGGAAGCCGCTCTGCCGTGGCGGTCGAGACCACGCCTGACAGGAGCAGCGAGGCGAGAAGCGCGCGCACGCCGAAGAGCGCGCGATTGAAGCCCTGGCTGGTACGCGCAGCGAGTCGAACCGCCGAGAGCGCGAACATGAAATGCGTCCCCAGGTGCGCTCGGTCATCGTAGCGCCGTTCGACCGGCCCGCCGGAGCCTTGGCAAAGGCGGCCGCGGCGCGCCGGAGCCTTGGCAAAGGCGGCTCAGGATGCAGCCCTGCACGCCCTCGCGAGCCCAGCCGCACAGGCCTGCCGCAGCAGCTCGCGTCCGCGCGTTCGCTGCTGCACGCTCGAGTCGGGCTCGTTGAGATAAAGCAGGCCGAGATTGGCGCACCCGTCGAGATGCCCGCCGTTGCACGCACGTTCGTAAAGGCTTGCCGCCTTCGACCGGTCGCCCTGAAGACCGGAAGCGCCGTGCTGATAGATCGTCCCGAGGTTGTTGCACCCCGCGAGATCACCGCCGGAGCATCCGCGGTCGTAGTACAACGCCGCGGCCGTGAGATCGCGCGCGACACCGGCGCCGCGGTTGTAGAGCACGCCGAGTTGCGTGCACGCGGCGGAATTGCCGGCCTCACAGGCATCACCACAGCCCCGCGGCTCACCACGCCCGCACGCAGTGAGGGCCGGACTCTCAGCGGCGGGTGTGGCTCTTGCGACTCCTGGCGAAGCCGAAGAGTCGTTCGTGTCCGGCGCGGCGATTGCAGCCGGCTGCCGTGCCTCGCGATTCGCGGTCGGCGGAGGCGCTTCGGAACTGGTCGCTACTGTCGTGGTCGGCTGCTGCGGAGCCCTCACGGGTGCCGGAGCTGGAAGCGATCCGGTGCGTTCGCCTTCGGGCGCACGCCACATCAGCAGGATCGTCGCGCTGAAAGCGCCAGTGACGAGGCCGGCTGCCGTGAGCAACTGCCAGAGACCGCGCCGGTTGATCCCGGACCGCCGATGCGTCACTGCCTGCGCTGGTCCAACTGGCGAAGGCGGCGTCGGTGCGCCCACCGTCTCGTCCAGCGCACCACGCAACTGCTGGACCTTCAGCACGATCCTCTCCGTCGTATCCGGGCCGAAGGCCGGCAGCGCCGCGCGCACGTCGAGCAGTGCCTGTTTCAATTCCTGGGAGGACGAAAAGCGATCGCTG includes:
- a CDS encoding M4 family metallopeptidase, which gives rise to MDSIALARGRLITGITWALLILGRPSDAAPAGAVTGQGARGEWLVTANVHLGPDGTVSGQFQVLGRLQDGTPLACRYDTFRRMVILVNQARFDASGTCGYRADGRGVEFAAENRIVIVDNGEPGAGRDALDVNFLGTSGIAIPGGAIDRGNFDVAAAPQPSLDELQLTALRQLQAASRNTAEVRFEHGFPQGVIGQIPVRGADPVERARLFLDDYKDLYRLNSPDFRLGVRRVATSPAAPVQVVTFFQTVQGLPVHGAEIVVVLKGDILYGTSGSLIPSGVRLNPIADITAEDAENRARLYAGFRGAAITGRTGLTVFDPSLAGLASRPPPHPALAWQVTLGNPNPQRLFVDAHTGEVLLRVFLGEQDYELDLETANNLVGASTSFCYWNTTDDDNIGDEDGIDDEFDSDPDAINALDFSKSTYDFYNGTFGRDSYDNDGNEIEVFIHARIVDSSGNVVQNANYFGRMCSIGEEGFEFSDGFVQDDVMTHEFTHGVVHYGSNLNQGNLPGALNESLADIFAFFHTNDPVQGENVPGATGCAGLPGGRGLRDLSNPQNCGDPDRWGERFTGSSDNGGVHTNAGITNKAAFLLARGGTHPDTGIIVNGVGDAITRDLFYRAMQFMPANADPFIERDVVVAFASALGHPASVVTAARTAFLAVEVGILKNDVDGDSFADGVDVCPFKFNTGQEDADGDGIGDACDNDADGDGAPEICSTPQCLLNKDNCPGIYNPDQADANFNSIGTACDPLEDGDLDDDHVPDKEDNCPGDYNPKVFQDGRAFQPDVDGDGEGDACDPDGDGDTVPNDSDNCINVANTDQADTDGDLLGDACDRCAQDRDLNVAWGYFKDPVTGEVHLHQVVSDTDGDGTPDACDVDGYGRTVIHLDGAPYTPSRGLQPDGQPRSVHVTADPGTTVSIPIPLCLGECPAAPPPEACVSFEFNGLEPHVIAAITDERAEGVGALSQRIPASTFGLPRILRAQPRGGRFYSLTFSFSPEFSGETAFTLIERSCVLRDRAR
- a CDS encoding response regulator; translated protein: MAGDTSPLAVAVIDDDRGTREGLAALIGGTPGFRCVGTYGSVEDALKRLPDVTPDVVLLDINLPGLSGSEGVGLLRDRCPRAQIVMLTVFAEEERIFESLCNGACGYLLKKTPPARLLDAIAEAHAGGSPMSPDIARKVVVALQRPAPIDKPEQALTPHELRIIGLLANGDSYQDVGDRLGITVNTVRNYIRRIYEKLHVHTKSQAVSKALRGRLIP
- a CDS encoding sensor histidine kinase, encoding MFALSAVRLAARTSQGFNRALFGVRALLASLLLSGVVSTATAERLPLRTYTTDDGLAHSRVRRIVPDPRGFLWFCTIDGLSRFDGTEFVTYRNVDGLPDPWVTDLLPTRHGAYLVATNDGVVKVEILARRVAGDGPHAAGVRSPKLFAPVPFEGSPTQRHVRVLLEDRAGRIWAGGRGGLSLLDERGASPRFRPVVPSPPAMVTSLLEDDAGSLWIGTLDGLFLRRSSGSLSQEPIAAQARVHHVRVLARDGTGRLWIGHDEGLLVLGPGAGAQRLGASSRSHVRECRGRPDRGLRLPTRGDDACDFTMSDGLIDRRVRALAIGSDGHVRIGTVHGFSDVDGAHIANIGPMQGLADDAINAMVEDRDGNLWIGTDASGAVRIAASGLVSYFEADGLEHDSIPALIETDAGRVAAISSAHYTISEFDGRRFVPARFNVPRDLPPDRYFSALRDHLGAWWVGTAAGLYRFPPIRQVAMVARVRHDVLYAARPDLPSDDLFPVFEDQRGDVWLIAQLPDHVRLVRWNRTTNDFRSYGPADGLPHLTTRPAVSRPSIVDLSPGQLLVGFREAGLFAYREGRFEPVLERGTPIAVSTLHVDGRKRVWIIGVDGAARRIDDPQTRHLVSDASISRSLRGANVQCMLEDAQGRFYFGTTSGIIRVDPGTGSSWRLTRAEGLAQNEVWSALASRRGDIWFGTISGVSRLDPARLRPRPPAPPTLITAIHVNGDARIVSEFGERELSGLTLAPRERDVAITFSAISLAPGEHLRYQHRLDGTDNDWSRPNGERVVRFTRLSPGHYRLLVRAVTSSEVVGASAAAVEFVILPPVSQQWWFRSAFLVAALLVAGAAHKYRVARLLALERVRMRIAADLHDDIGGSLARISIQSEVACREAAALGQQPARRLSEIAESARALLDALGDVVWSVDPRRDDLASVCRRLREYADDVFTGTGVRWAYAAPANLVLVRLDPQARRQLFLLLKEGVTNIARHASARNVSFEIRLEGRELRAELRDDGRGFDTSAVDAASDRHGILSMRARAEQLGARLAIDSSPGTGTTIRLGLPMPGLRQRMFMLLFKRLR
- a CDS encoding serine/threonine-protein kinase, which encodes MSHHELPLRRRTPTGSVLAQGAVLSGRYHILDYIGEGGMGQVYRAHDRALDEVVAIKVLLPHLLGSPLMSQRFLSEIKLARKVTHRNVCRIHDYGEDGTLGYISMQFVEGIELTALIAQSGGLAVDEAYAIAIQLADGLQAIHDEGIVHRDFKAANVMIDRRGNARLMDFGIAKLWNAERGLTTEGQIAGTPAYMSPEQAAGEPIDPRTDLYSMGIVLFELFTGSRPFTAENAVAVMYKHAHEEPPLDGPIAVAIPARVKPIIRKLLAKQRSDRFSSSQELKQALLDVRAALPAFGPDTTERIVLKVQQLRGALDETVGAPTPPSPVGPAQAVTHRRSGINRRGLWQLLTAAGLVTGAFSATILLMWRAPEGERTGSLPAPAPVRAPQQPTTTVATSSEAPPPTANREARQPAAIAAPDTNDSSASPGVARATPAAESPALTACGRGEPRGCGDACEAGNSAACTQLGVLYNRGAGVARDLTAAALYYDRGCSGGDLAGCNNLGTIYQHGASGLQGDRSKAASLYERACNGGHLDGCANLGLLYLNEPDSSVQQRTRGRELLRQACAAGLARACRAAS